In Lutra lutra chromosome 6, mLutLut1.2, whole genome shotgun sequence, the following are encoded in one genomic region:
- the MOCS1 gene encoding molybdenum cofactor biosynthesis protein 1 isoform X1 yields MAVRPLSRMLQRVLRSGLRSCSSGAPVTQHRPGEPRQTAAEELSRRRQFLREHAAPFSAFLTDSFGRQHSYLRISLTEKCNLRCQYCMPEEGVPLTPKADLLTTEEILTLARLFVKEGIDKIRLTGGEPLIRPDVVDIVARLHQLEGLRTISITTNGINLARLLPQLQKAGLSAINISLDTLVPAKFEFIVRRKGFHKVMEGIHKAIELGYSPVKVNCVVMRGLNEDELLDFVALTEGLPLDVRFIEYMPFDGNRWNFKKMVSYKEMLDTLRQQWPELEKLPEEESSTAKAFKIPGFRGQLSFITSMSEHFCRTCNRLRITADGNLKVCLFGNSEVSLRDHLRAGASEKELLRVIGAAVGRKKRQHAGMFSIAQMKNRPMILIEFLLLLQDSPPAIPSISSQDPFRVQGIRHRVSFSNQKVTLWEGGWFPRTPLLAQWQLRSSCPQRQYSSHLDSDANPKCLSAVAQAPAAPSGPLPTADQLTHVDMEGRAAMVDVGGKPDTERVAVASAVVLLGPVAFKLVQENQLKKGDALAVAQLAGIQAAKLTSQLIPLCHHVALSHVQVCLELDATRHAVGIQASCRAQGPTGVEMEALTAAAVAALTVYDMCKAVSRDIVLGEIKLLSKTGGQRGDFQRT; encoded by the exons GAGTTGTCCAGGAGGAGACAGTTCCTGCGGGAGCATGCGGCCCCCTTCTCCGCCTTCCTCACTGACAGCTTTGGCCGGCAACACAGCTACCTGCGGATCTCCCTCACCGAGAAGTGCAACCTCAGAT gtCAGTACTGCATGCCCGAGGAGGGCGTCCCACTGACCCCCAAGGCCGACCTGTTGACCACAGAGGAGATCCTCACCCTCGCACGGCTCTTTGTGAAGGAAGGTATAGACAAGATCCGGCTTACGGGGGGAGAGCCGCTCATCCGGCCAGATGTGGTGGACATAGTGG CGCGGCTCCACCAGCTGGAAGGGCTGAGGACCATCAGCATCACCACCAATGGCATCAACCTAGCCCGGCTGCTCCCTCAGCTGCAGAAAGCCGGTCTCAGTGCCATCAACATCAGCCTGGATACTCTGGTGCCAGCCAAATTTGAGTTCATCGTTCGCAGGAAGG GCTTCCACAAGGTCATGGAGGGCATCCACAAGGCCATCGAGCTAGGCTACAGCCCTGTGAAG GTGAATTGTGTGGTGATGCGAGGCCTGAACGAGGACGAGCTCCTGGACTTCGTGGCCTTGACCGAGGGCCTCCCTCTGGATGTGCGCTTCATAGAGTACATGCCCTTCGATG GTAACAGGTGGAACTTCAAGAAGATGGTGAGCTACAAGGAGATGCTGGACACCCTCCGGCAGCAGTGGCCAGAGCTGGAGAAGCTGCCTGAGGAAGAATCCAGCACAGCCAAG GCCTTTAAAATCCCTGGCTTCCGAGGCCAGCTCAGCTTCATCACGTCCATGTCTGAGCATTTCTGCAGAACCTGTAACCGACTGCGAATCACGGCTGATGGGAACCTTAAG GTCTGCCTCTTCGGGAACTCAGAGGTGTCTCTCCGGGACCACCTGCGGGCAGGGGCCTCCGAGAAGGAGCTGCTGAGGGTCATCGGGGCCGCTGTGGGCAGGAAGAAGCGGCAGCACGCAG GCATGTTCAGTATTGCCCAGATGAAGAACCGGCCCATGATCCTCATCG AGTTTCTTTTGCTGCTCCAAGATTCCCCACCAGCCATCCCAAGCATTTCCTCCCAGGACCCCTTTCGTGTTCAGGGTATAAGACACAGAGTGAGTTTCTCCAACCAGAAGGTGACTCTGTGGGAAGGAGGCTGGTTCCCCCGGACCCCTCTTCTTGCCCAGTGGCAGCTGAGGTCCAGCTGCCCTCAGAGACAGTACAGCTCCCACCTCGACTCGGATGCCAACCCAAAGTGCCTTAGCGCAGTGGCCCAGGCTCCTGCTGCCCCCTCAGGACCCCTGCCAACTGCGGACCAACTAACCCATGTGGACATGGAAGGACGGGCAGCTATGGTAGATGTGGGTGGGAAACCTGACACGGAGCGGGTGGCTGTGGCCTCAGCAGTGGTCCTCTTGGGGCCCGTGGCCTTCAAGCTCGTCCAGGAGAACCAGCTAAAGAAGGGCGATGCCCTGGCGGTGGCCCAGCTGGCCGGAATCCAGGCGGCTAAGCTGACCAGCCAGCTGATCCCTCTCTGCCACCATGTGGCCCTGAGCCACGTCCAGGTGTGTCTGGAACTGGATGCCACACGCCACGCGGTGGGGATCCAGGCGTCCTGCCGGGCTCAGGGCCCCACCGGTGTGGAGATGGAAGCCCTGACCGCCGCTGCCGTGGCTGCCCTCACTGTGTACGACATGTGCAAGGCTGTTAGCAGAGACATCGTGTTGGGGGAGATAAAGCTCCTGAGCAAGACCGGGGGTCAGCGCGGGGACTTCCAGCGGACTTAG
- the MOCS1 gene encoding molybdenum cofactor biosynthesis protein 1 isoform X2, which yields MAVRPLSRMLQRVLRSGLRSCSSGAPVTQHRPGEPRQTAAEELSRRRQFLREHAAPFSAFLTDSFGRQHSYLRISLTEKCNLRCQYCMPEEGVPLTPKADLLTTEEILTLARLFVKEGIDKIRLTGGEPLIRPDVVDIVARLHQLEGLRTISITTNGINLARLLPQLQKAGLSAINISLDTLVPAKFEFIVRRKGFHKVMEGIHKAIELGYSPVKVNCVVMRGLNEDELLDFVALTEGLPLDVRFIEYMPFDGNRWNFKKMVSYKEMLDTLRQQWPELEKLPEEESSTAKAFKIPGFRGQLSFITSMSEHFCRTCNRLRITADGNLKVCLFGNSEVSLRDHLRAGASEKELLRVIGAAVGRKKRQHAEFLLLLQDSPPAIPSISSQDPFRVQGIRHRVSFSNQKVTLWEGGWFPRTPLLAQWQLRSSCPQRQYSSHLDSDANPKCLSAVAQAPAAPSGPLPTADQLTHVDMEGRAAMVDVGGKPDTERVAVASAVVLLGPVAFKLVQENQLKKGDALAVAQLAGIQAAKLTSQLIPLCHHVALSHVQVCLELDATRHAVGIQASCRAQGPTGVEMEALTAAAVAALTVYDMCKAVSRDIVLGEIKLLSKTGGQRGDFQRT from the exons GAGTTGTCCAGGAGGAGACAGTTCCTGCGGGAGCATGCGGCCCCCTTCTCCGCCTTCCTCACTGACAGCTTTGGCCGGCAACACAGCTACCTGCGGATCTCCCTCACCGAGAAGTGCAACCTCAGAT gtCAGTACTGCATGCCCGAGGAGGGCGTCCCACTGACCCCCAAGGCCGACCTGTTGACCACAGAGGAGATCCTCACCCTCGCACGGCTCTTTGTGAAGGAAGGTATAGACAAGATCCGGCTTACGGGGGGAGAGCCGCTCATCCGGCCAGATGTGGTGGACATAGTGG CGCGGCTCCACCAGCTGGAAGGGCTGAGGACCATCAGCATCACCACCAATGGCATCAACCTAGCCCGGCTGCTCCCTCAGCTGCAGAAAGCCGGTCTCAGTGCCATCAACATCAGCCTGGATACTCTGGTGCCAGCCAAATTTGAGTTCATCGTTCGCAGGAAGG GCTTCCACAAGGTCATGGAGGGCATCCACAAGGCCATCGAGCTAGGCTACAGCCCTGTGAAG GTGAATTGTGTGGTGATGCGAGGCCTGAACGAGGACGAGCTCCTGGACTTCGTGGCCTTGACCGAGGGCCTCCCTCTGGATGTGCGCTTCATAGAGTACATGCCCTTCGATG GTAACAGGTGGAACTTCAAGAAGATGGTGAGCTACAAGGAGATGCTGGACACCCTCCGGCAGCAGTGGCCAGAGCTGGAGAAGCTGCCTGAGGAAGAATCCAGCACAGCCAAG GCCTTTAAAATCCCTGGCTTCCGAGGCCAGCTCAGCTTCATCACGTCCATGTCTGAGCATTTCTGCAGAACCTGTAACCGACTGCGAATCACGGCTGATGGGAACCTTAAG GTCTGCCTCTTCGGGAACTCAGAGGTGTCTCTCCGGGACCACCTGCGGGCAGGGGCCTCCGAGAAGGAGCTGCTGAGGGTCATCGGGGCCGCTGTGGGCAGGAAGAAGCGGCAGCACGCAG AGTTTCTTTTGCTGCTCCAAGATTCCCCACCAGCCATCCCAAGCATTTCCTCCCAGGACCCCTTTCGTGTTCAGGGTATAAGACACAGAGTGAGTTTCTCCAACCAGAAGGTGACTCTGTGGGAAGGAGGCTGGTTCCCCCGGACCCCTCTTCTTGCCCAGTGGCAGCTGAGGTCCAGCTGCCCTCAGAGACAGTACAGCTCCCACCTCGACTCGGATGCCAACCCAAAGTGCCTTAGCGCAGTGGCCCAGGCTCCTGCTGCCCCCTCAGGACCCCTGCCAACTGCGGACCAACTAACCCATGTGGACATGGAAGGACGGGCAGCTATGGTAGATGTGGGTGGGAAACCTGACACGGAGCGGGTGGCTGTGGCCTCAGCAGTGGTCCTCTTGGGGCCCGTGGCCTTCAAGCTCGTCCAGGAGAACCAGCTAAAGAAGGGCGATGCCCTGGCGGTGGCCCAGCTGGCCGGAATCCAGGCGGCTAAGCTGACCAGCCAGCTGATCCCTCTCTGCCACCATGTGGCCCTGAGCCACGTCCAGGTGTGTCTGGAACTGGATGCCACACGCCACGCGGTGGGGATCCAGGCGTCCTGCCGGGCTCAGGGCCCCACCGGTGTGGAGATGGAAGCCCTGACCGCCGCTGCCGTGGCTGCCCTCACTGTGTACGACATGTGCAAGGCTGTTAGCAGAGACATCGTGTTGGGGGAGATAAAGCTCCTGAGCAAGACCGGGGGTCAGCGCGGGGACTTCCAGCGGACTTAG